The following coding sequences lie in one Megalodesulfovibrio gigas DSM 1382 = ATCC 19364 genomic window:
- a CDS encoding carbohydrate ABC transporter permease has product MHAKKLSPLLAVVMGLALAVTLFPVFWIVMTAVKPPIDWNASPAIWIPSDPTHINFMTLFDPDAIRAYGVGGVSQSATKAVWGSVRASIIATALSVGIGLFSAIGITRYGNGSKLAPLIILSGRMFPPAAIAVPFVIIFSNVGLIDSYAGLIAIYTAATLPFSTWMLKSFVEDLPREVEEAAMIDGRSRLMAHLTVTIPLIRGGIFATTLFIFILNWSEFMFSLVLSYTNISTIPVQLARYVTATAGTLYGVQAALAVLAMVPLMLMGYLIQSHLARGMTFGAIKQ; this is encoded by the coding sequence ATGCACGCCAAGAAACTTTCCCCGCTGCTGGCCGTAGTCATGGGCCTGGCCCTGGCCGTGACGTTGTTTCCGGTGTTCTGGATCGTGATGACGGCCGTCAAGCCGCCCATCGACTGGAACGCCTCCCCGGCCATCTGGATTCCTTCGGACCCCACGCACATCAACTTCATGACCCTGTTCGATCCCGACGCCATCCGGGCCTATGGCGTGGGCGGGGTCAGCCAGTCGGCCACCAAGGCGGTGTGGGGCTCGGTGCGGGCGTCCATCATCGCCACGGCTCTGTCGGTGGGCATCGGGCTGTTCTCGGCCATCGGCATCACCCGCTACGGCAACGGCAGCAAGCTTGCGCCGCTGATCATCCTTTCGGGCCGCATGTTTCCGCCGGCGGCCATCGCCGTGCCGTTTGTGATCATCTTTTCCAACGTGGGACTGATAGACAGCTACGCCGGCCTCATCGCCATCTACACCGCCGCCACGCTGCCGTTTTCCACCTGGATGCTCAAAAGTTTCGTGGAGGACCTGCCCCGGGAGGTGGAGGAGGCCGCCATGATCGACGGCCGTTCCCGGCTCATGGCCCATCTGACGGTGACGATTCCCCTTATCCGCGGCGGCATCTTTGCCACCACGCTGTTCATCTTCATCCTGAACTGGTCGGAATTCATGTTCTCCCTGGTGCTGTCGTATACCAACATCAGCACCATTCCGGTGCAGTTGGCGCGCTATGTCACGGCCACGGCCGGCACGCTGTACGGCGTGCAGGCGGCCCTGGCCGTGCTGGCCATGGTGCCGCTGATGCTCATGGGCTACCTCATCCAGTCCCATCTGGCCCGGGGCATGACCTTTGGAGCGATCAAGCAATGA
- a CDS encoding ABC transporter ATP-binding protein has protein sequence MNKPKLELVALRKDYADGSVPAVDGIDLAVQPGETLALLGPSGCGKSTTLNMIVGLESPTSGDIQIDGRSILGVPAGRRNVGMVFQDYAVFTSMTVRKNLAFGLEIRKMPKAEINRAVHEVAELLGMADRLDARARDLGGSELQRVAIGRTLATRPALLLLDEPLSNLEYAARLAMRRELRRLQQEIGLTIIYVTHDQIEALSLADRIAVMRAGKILQVEKTTTMYDTPDHVFVASFLGSPPMNLLRGNLEAHGQGMLFRIGQFRLQLPPPRPGVAMPRGVTLGVRPESLRLAPAETAPITGQVLLAEPRGPEVVLTVESAAVQLKAVAPSQSHPREGAMVGLEFDPASLVFFSNDTSHRMELC, from the coding sequence ATGAACAAGCCCAAACTGGAACTGGTGGCCCTGCGCAAGGACTACGCCGACGGCTCCGTGCCCGCGGTGGACGGCATCGACCTCGCCGTGCAGCCCGGCGAAACCCTGGCGCTGCTGGGGCCCTCCGGCTGCGGCAAGTCCACCACCCTGAACATGATTGTGGGGCTGGAGTCTCCCACCTCGGGCGACATCCAGATAGACGGCCGCTCCATCCTCGGGGTGCCGGCCGGCCGGCGCAACGTGGGCATGGTCTTTCAGGATTATGCGGTGTTCACCTCCATGACCGTGCGCAAGAACCTGGCCTTTGGGCTGGAGATCCGCAAGATGCCCAAGGCCGAGATTAACCGCGCCGTGCACGAGGTGGCCGAGCTGCTGGGCATGGCCGACCGTCTGGACGCCCGCGCCCGGGATCTGGGCGGCTCGGAGCTGCAGCGCGTGGCCATCGGCCGCACCCTGGCCACCCGGCCGGCCTTGCTGCTGCTGGACGAGCCCCTCTCCAATCTGGAATACGCCGCCCGCCTGGCCATGCGCCGCGAACTGCGCCGGCTGCAGCAGGAAATCGGTCTGACCATCATTTATGTGACGCACGATCAGATCGAAGCCCTGTCCCTGGCAGACCGCATCGCCGTGATGCGCGCGGGCAAGATTCTGCAAGTGGAGAAGACCACCACCATGTACGACACGCCGGACCACGTGTTCGTGGCCAGCTTTCTGGGCTCGCCGCCCATGAACCTGCTGCGGGGCAACCTGGAGGCCCACGGCCAGGGCATGCTGTTCAGGATCGGCCAGTTCCGCCTGCAATTGCCGCCGCCCAGGCCGGGCGTGGCCATGCCGCGGGGGGTGACGCTGGGGGTGCGGCCGGAATCCCTGCGGCTGGCGCCGGCCGAGACGGCGCCCATCACCGGGCAGGTGCTCCTGGCCGAGCCGCGCGGGCCGGAAGTGGTGCTCACCGTGGAGTCGGCCGCGGTGCAGCTCAAGGCCGTGGCGCCGTCGCAGAGCCATCCCAGGGAAGGGGCCATGGTGGGATTGGAGTTTGATCCTGCCTCCCTGGTCTTCTTCAGCAACGACACCAGCCACCGCATGGAGCTGTGTTGA
- a CDS encoding extracellular solute-binding protein: MQSNRAKIDTLCAEYDAGGMDRRSFLKKMGFLGVAAVVANAVSLSSLGATLAFAQISGAEERAWELAKVAAAKATKKTLTLLIPTGSIGNMTPYVDKWKNELGITLEFIEEPDEVVHTKGMQEAVAKTGRYDVMMPTAMSYPDWIDSGVIYDLTEWTEKYQPDLFHKEWGVVFPASHHAQLYNGRVAGLLNDGDQITLLCRDDYLKNPEKQKAFADKYGYPLAVPSTWAEYYNLAEFMHDPANKFYGSLEYRSPYYVKWMFMQRLVSKGRLYFDGDMNPTFNSEEGVAALEDMLKMNQYLHPDAFSFTWSSNYNAFGRGEGFMNIVWPSGFKYSKAPSTGPATTGKIAATVMPADTLKDGTKLYAGLFCWGYGYAVSRYSANPELAYAYAQWMTSPTIGADAIPYLGGYSDPYRINHMLKPTQRLIDTYSPEYLQTLYDNMVNTVPDFCIPGGFEYQDALDKQVHACMTGDKKPKEALDDAAKAFERITRRIGKDKVKKSWLALAKNLAEPIRKASGADKWS, encoded by the coding sequence ATGCAGTCCAACCGAGCGAAGATTGATACCCTTTGTGCCGAGTACGATGCCGGCGGCATGGATCGCCGCAGCTTTCTGAAGAAAATGGGCTTTTTGGGTGTGGCCGCCGTGGTGGCCAACGCTGTGAGCCTGTCTTCGTTGGGGGCCACGCTGGCCTTTGCCCAGATCAGCGGGGCCGAGGAGCGCGCCTGGGAACTGGCCAAGGTGGCCGCGGCCAAGGCCACCAAAAAGACCCTGACCCTGCTCATCCCCACGGGGTCCATCGGCAACATGACGCCTTACGTGGACAAGTGGAAGAACGAGCTGGGCATCACCCTGGAATTCATCGAGGAACCCGATGAGGTGGTGCACACCAAAGGCATGCAGGAAGCCGTGGCCAAGACCGGCCGCTACGACGTGATGATGCCCACGGCCATGTCCTATCCGGACTGGATCGATTCCGGCGTCATCTACGACCTCACCGAATGGACTGAAAAATACCAGCCCGACCTGTTCCACAAGGAATGGGGCGTGGTGTTTCCGGCCAGCCATCATGCCCAGCTCTACAACGGGCGCGTGGCCGGCCTGCTCAACGACGGCGACCAGATCACCCTGCTGTGCCGCGACGACTACCTGAAGAATCCCGAGAAGCAGAAGGCCTTTGCCGACAAGTACGGCTACCCCCTGGCCGTGCCCTCCACCTGGGCCGAGTATTACAATCTGGCCGAGTTCATGCACGATCCGGCCAACAAGTTCTACGGCAGCCTGGAGTACCGCTCGCCGTACTACGTCAAATGGATGTTCATGCAGCGCCTCGTCTCCAAGGGCCGGCTGTACTTTGACGGCGACATGAACCCCACCTTCAATTCCGAAGAAGGGGTGGCTGCGCTGGAAGACATGCTCAAGATGAACCAGTACCTCCACCCGGACGCCTTCAGCTTCACCTGGTCCTCCAACTACAACGCCTTCGGCCGCGGCGAAGGCTTCATGAACATCGTCTGGCCCTCGGGCTTCAAGTACTCCAAGGCGCCTTCCACCGGGCCGGCCACCACGGGCAAGATTGCCGCCACGGTCATGCCGGCGGACACCCTCAAGGACGGCACCAAGCTCTATGCCGGCCTGTTCTGCTGGGGCTACGGCTACGCCGTGTCCAGGTACTCGGCCAACCCCGAACTGGCCTATGCCTACGCCCAGTGGATGACCTCCCCCACCATCGGCGCGGACGCCATCCCCTACCTGGGCGGCTACTCCGATCCCTACCGCATCAACCACATGCTCAAGCCCACCCAGCGCCTCATCGACACGTATTCCCCCGAATACCTGCAGACGCTGTACGACAACATGGTCAACACCGTGCCGGATTTCTGCATCCCCGGCGGCTTCGAGTATCAGGACGCCCTGGACAAGCAGGTGCACGCCTGCATGACCGGCGACAAGAAGCCCAAGGAAGCCCTGGACGACGCCGCCAAGGCCTTTGAGCGCATCACCCGCCGCATCGGCAAGGACAAGGTCAAGAAGTCCTGGCTGGCCCTGGCCAAGAACCTGGCCGAGCCCATCCGCAAGGCCAGCGGCGCGGACAAGTGGAGCTAG
- a CDS encoding radical SAM protein, producing the protein MINLFVTYRCNLACPYCFARPLAARHPGDITPERFAAFLDWASRAAVPAVAFLGGEPTLHPHLAAMIQATAEAGMAAVLFSNGLFSRELVRRLAPQVSNFVINYNNPECYARGQQEMLHGTLSTLRELGARITFSKNFSPQLSAWDYLMDAIERYGVSAVRYDISRPAADAANDFCRPEDARRMLGRVVDFVRACEARGVRTGLDCSIRLCDLDTADRRYLEQVSMKFRGICHPSMDVHPDLSASYCLPMHDVQVPDVTAFADAAALMRHFAQTVRPLRTGHAPAGCAECEEYLRRCQGGCLALLRAQAPAVHKEYLP; encoded by the coding sequence ATGATCAATCTCTTTGTCACCTACCGCTGCAACCTGGCCTGCCCGTACTGTTTTGCCCGGCCCCTGGCAGCCCGTCATCCGGGGGACATCACGCCGGAGCGTTTCGCCGCCTTTCTGGACTGGGCCAGCCGCGCCGCCGTGCCGGCTGTGGCCTTTCTGGGCGGCGAGCCGACGCTGCATCCGCATCTGGCGGCCATGATCCAGGCCACGGCCGAGGCCGGCATGGCCGCGGTGCTCTTCAGCAATGGCCTGTTCTCCCGGGAGCTGGTCCGCCGCCTGGCTCCGCAGGTGTCGAATTTCGTCATCAACTACAACAACCCCGAGTGCTACGCCCGCGGTCAGCAGGAGATGCTGCACGGCACGCTGTCCACCCTGCGGGAGCTGGGGGCGCGGATCACCTTTTCCAAGAACTTTTCGCCGCAGTTGTCGGCATGGGACTATCTGATGGACGCCATCGAGCGCTACGGCGTCAGCGCCGTGCGGTACGACATCTCCCGCCCTGCAGCCGATGCCGCCAACGATTTCTGCCGTCCCGAAGACGCCCGCCGGATGCTGGGCCGGGTGGTGGACTTTGTGCGGGCCTGCGAGGCCAGGGGCGTGCGCACGGGGCTGGACTGCAGCATCCGTCTGTGCGATCTGGACACCGCAGACCGGCGCTACCTGGAGCAGGTGTCCATGAAGTTTCGGGGCATTTGCCATCCGTCCATGGACGTGCATCCCGATCTTTCCGCCTCCTATTGCCTGCCCATGCATGACGTGCAGGTGCCGGACGTGACCGCCTTTGCCGATGCCGCTGCCCTGATGCGCCACTTCGCCCAGACCGTGCGGCCCCTGCGCACCGGGCATGCCCCGGCTGGCTGCGCTGAATGCGAGGAATACCTGCGCCGCTGCCAGGGCGGGTGTCTGGCCCTGCTGCGTGCGCAGGCGCCGGCTGTTCACAAGGAGTATTTGCCATGA
- a CDS encoding carbohydrate ABC transporter permease — protein sequence MAENTMQATASGRPPGGLSRGAVVRLLTLPGTLVSLVVLVTPLLVALYMSFTDWSPTRSSFFDASFVGFDNYSELTIYDTRFLYAVLRTLCIAAVCLGLEFVIGLGLAVLFLREFRGKSLLFSAFLSPMMILPVVVGYTFWMLFQSNGPINQIVELCFGPGSSPEWFRSAPLAVLAVVITEVWHWTPLFFLILLSGLNAVPENPVRAAVILGASPRQVFWRVVMPMLKPVIVVAFVIRTMEIIKLFDEVYMLTRGGPGSATETISLYIYKLAFNDFQLAYGAAAAFLVLLGCLLLIHLLLSPVRDQLLKGGR from the coding sequence GTGGCTGAGAACACAATGCAAGCAACGGCCTCCGGCAGACCGCCCGGCGGTCTGAGCCGGGGCGCGGTGGTCAGGCTGCTCACCCTGCCGGGGACGCTCGTTTCCCTGGTGGTGCTGGTGACGCCGCTGCTGGTGGCCCTGTACATGAGCTTTACGGACTGGTCCCCCACCCGCAGCTCCTTTTTCGACGCCAGCTTTGTGGGCTTCGACAACTACAGCGAACTGACCATCTACGACACGCGCTTTCTGTACGCCGTATTGCGCACGCTGTGCATTGCCGCGGTGTGTCTGGGGCTGGAATTCGTCATCGGGCTGGGGCTGGCCGTGCTCTTTTTGCGGGAGTTCCGGGGCAAGTCCCTGCTGTTTTCGGCATTTCTTTCGCCCATGATGATCCTGCCCGTGGTGGTGGGATACACCTTCTGGATGCTCTTTCAGTCCAACGGGCCCATCAATCAGATCGTTGAGCTGTGCTTCGGGCCGGGATCGAGTCCGGAGTGGTTCCGCAGCGCGCCCCTGGCCGTGTTGGCGGTCGTTATCACTGAAGTCTGGCACTGGACGCCGTTGTTTTTCCTCATCCTGCTTTCGGGATTGAACGCCGTGCCCGAAAACCCGGTGCGGGCGGCGGTCATCCTGGGGGCCTCGCCGCGGCAGGTGTTCTGGCGGGTGGTCATGCCCATGCTCAAGCCGGTCATCGTGGTGGCCTTCGTCATCCGGACCATGGAAATCATCAAGCTGTTCGACGAGGTGTACATGCTTACCCGCGGCGGGCCCGGCTCGGCCACGGAAACCATCAGCCTGTACATCTACAAGCTGGCGTTCAACGACTTCCAGTTGGCGTACGGCGCGGCGGCGGCCTTTCTGGTGCTGCTGGGCTGCCTGCTGCTCATCCATCTGCTGCTTTCTCCGGTGCGGGACCAGCTGCTGAAAGGGGGACGCTGA
- a CDS encoding ABC transporter ATP-binding protein → MTTAFATTTAPVLALEQVHKRFRATQALHDVTLTVPEASFTVLLGPAGAGKTTTLRVIAGLDQPDAGRVLLAGQDMRGWEPKDRNVAMIFDNLALYPNKTGFQNLASPLRIRGEKSEAIREKVEAMAKTLKVLHILDRLPRTMSGGERQRIALGRALIRTPRLFLLDEPLSSLDAMLRIELRAELKRLQRECGATFLMATPDYTEALAIADTVALLREGRVVQLAGPQTLYDLPADREVARFVGAPQINCLPARYVPGQGRVEAAGGSIRAPRAFVEAFGEAETAFELGLRPEHLAPADPDRAALRAEVIDVEPLGLKSVLTVRNEDAELRVVVETATLPRLGLAVGASLGVTVTNPDALLAFDLQSGRRIAPVQAMAAP, encoded by the coding sequence ATGACCACCGCATTCGCCACAACTACTGCGCCGGTGCTGGCGCTGGAGCAGGTGCACAAGCGTTTTCGCGCCACCCAGGCCCTGCACGACGTCACCCTGACCGTGCCCGAGGCGTCCTTCACCGTGTTGCTGGGGCCGGCCGGGGCCGGCAAGACCACCACCTTGCGCGTCATTGCCGGGCTCGATCAGCCAGACGCCGGCCGCGTGCTGCTGGCCGGGCAGGACATGCGCGGCTGGGAGCCCAAGGATCGCAACGTCGCCATGATCTTTGACAATCTGGCGCTGTATCCCAACAAGACCGGCTTCCAGAACTTGGCCAGCCCCCTGCGCATCCGCGGCGAGAAGTCCGAGGCGATTCGGGAAAAGGTCGAGGCTATGGCCAAGACGCTGAAAGTGCTGCATATCCTGGACCGTCTGCCCAGGACCATGAGCGGCGGGGAGCGTCAGCGCATTGCCCTGGGCCGGGCGCTCATCCGCACGCCGCGGCTTTTTCTGCTGGACGAACCCCTGTCCAGCCTGGACGCCATGCTGCGCATCGAACTGCGGGCCGAGCTCAAGCGCCTGCAGCGCGAATGCGGTGCGACCTTCCTCATGGCCACGCCGGACTATACCGAAGCCCTGGCCATTGCGGATACCGTGGCCCTGCTGCGGGAGGGCCGGGTGGTGCAGCTGGCCGGGCCGCAGACGCTGTATGACCTGCCCGCGGACCGCGAAGTTGCCCGCTTTGTGGGCGCGCCGCAGATCAACTGCCTGCCGGCCCGGTATGTGCCGGGGCAGGGCAGGGTGGAGGCGGCCGGCGGCAGCATCCGTGCGCCGCGGGCCTTTGTGGAGGCCTTCGGCGAGGCGGAGACGGCCTTTGAATTGGGCCTGCGGCCCGAGCATCTGGCCCCGGCCGATCCCGACCGCGCTGCCCTGCGGGCCGAAGTGATTGATGTGGAGCCCCTGGGCCTCAAGTCCGTGCTCACGGTGCGCAACGAGGATGCCGAGCTGCGCGTGGTGGTGGAGACGGCGACGCTGCCGCGTCTGGGCCTTGCCGTGGGCGCATCCCTGGGCGTGACGGTGACCAATCCTGACGCGTTGCTGGCCTTCGACCTGCAATCCGGCCGACGCATCGCACCGGTCCAAGCGATGGCGGCACCATAG
- a CDS encoding molybdopterin-dependent oxidoreductase — MSVRTVVTTCTRDCPNTCGLLATVEGDRLTRLAGDPAHPFIKGKVCRKAMRYIERVYSPERITRPMLRRGDQWEIVSWDTALDLIAGRMHRIRDESGPEAILYYQGFGERTALKLLNKYFFNLFGGVTTMHGTLCGGTGQASQNLDYGERVSHDPLDHLHSASMVLWARNPVTTNISLAPIARDVARRGGRVLLVDPAPTKSASLASRHIAPRPGGDAFLALAAARLILDAGAEDRAFLEQHAEGLDGYLRLVHRWDVAELCRLAGVPVADAEHLAETLMTQKPTSILLGWGLHRHVQAHLTIRAIDALGAVSGNIGVAGGGVSQGFEEYGPYDQHYWGDSLRPPRRTLLMPRVGEEILAATDPPIRMIYVTAANPVCTAPRSDKVAQAFRQAEFVVYSGHFLDDTAALAHVFLPATTFLEEEDVVASYGHNYVGPITPAIAPVGQCKSEFRMFYELAARFDFADQFRKPEAEWLERICAPIRQQGCSLEQLRQGAFRLDAPMVPFADRTFPTPSGRFRLVGDLAEMEAMADALGAADPARPFRLLTIAPHRFICSERTMAEHEPLPEVQCNAAVAASLGLEDGDAVRLHSAEGQAAARLRTREDLRPDILVAERGGWTRAGHDLNRLIKDVASRVGNGTPYYEATVGLEPLPSSCSGSPQASPCRPPQVLVIQHGLHSLGGNFLKHLEQQGCRLHTVRAFEGEALPHTPQDYAALVVMGGPQHAWDDEAWPHIPPLLRLMREFDALGRPVAGVCLGAQLLARAWGGECFAMEALEFGFVQHAVTEAGQVDPVLGPALPLPRLMEFHQDSFRLPPEATLLVRGEACEAQCFRVGRVSYGFQFHLEVDAATVAHWTRLLREGAVETYRQYREQHDEACFETLAAELPVLADRGERFCREIVARWLAQTQTQTQVQAH; from the coding sequence ATGAGCGTCCGCACCGTTGTCACCACATGCACCCGGGACTGTCCCAACACCTGCGGCCTGCTGGCCACGGTGGAGGGCGACCGGCTCACCCGTCTGGCCGGCGATCCTGCCCACCCGTTCATCAAGGGCAAGGTCTGCCGCAAGGCCATGCGCTACATCGAGCGCGTCTACAGCCCGGAGCGGATCACCCGGCCCATGCTGCGCCGCGGGGACCAATGGGAAATCGTCTCCTGGGATACGGCCCTGGATCTGATTGCCGGGCGCATGCACCGCATCCGGGACGAGTCCGGCCCCGAAGCCATCCTGTATTACCAGGGCTTCGGCGAGCGCACTGCGCTGAAGTTGCTGAACAAGTATTTTTTCAACCTGTTCGGTGGCGTCACCACCATGCACGGCACCCTGTGCGGCGGCACGGGGCAGGCGTCCCAGAATCTGGACTATGGCGAGCGGGTGTCCCATGATCCGCTGGACCACCTCCACAGCGCCTCCATGGTCCTCTGGGCCCGCAACCCCGTGACCACCAACATCAGCCTGGCGCCCATCGCCCGCGACGTTGCCCGTCGTGGCGGCCGGGTGCTGCTGGTGGATCCCGCCCCCACCAAGTCCGCGAGTCTGGCCAGCCGGCACATTGCCCCCCGGCCCGGCGGCGATGCCTTCCTGGCCCTGGCCGCGGCCCGGCTGATCCTGGATGCAGGGGCCGAGGACCGCGCCTTCCTGGAGCAGCATGCCGAGGGGCTGGACGGCTATCTGCGTCTGGTGCACCGCTGGGACGTGGCCGAGTTGTGCCGCTTGGCCGGCGTGCCCGTGGCCGACGCCGAGCACCTGGCCGAGACGCTGATGACCCAAAAACCCACGTCCATCCTGCTGGGCTGGGGCTTGCACCGTCACGTGCAGGCGCATCTGACCATCCGGGCCATCGATGCCCTGGGCGCGGTGAGCGGGAACATTGGCGTGGCCGGCGGCGGCGTGAGCCAGGGCTTTGAGGAGTATGGCCCCTACGATCAGCACTACTGGGGCGATTCCCTGCGCCCGCCGCGGCGTACCCTGCTCATGCCCCGGGTGGGCGAGGAGATTCTGGCGGCCACCGATCCGCCCATCCGCATGATTTACGTCACCGCGGCCAACCCCGTGTGCACCGCGCCACGCTCGGACAAGGTGGCCCAGGCCTTCCGTCAGGCGGAATTCGTGGTCTATTCCGGCCATTTTCTGGACGATACCGCCGCCCTGGCCCATGTGTTCCTGCCGGCCACCACCTTTCTGGAAGAAGAGGATGTGGTCGCCAGCTACGGCCACAACTATGTTGGTCCCATCACGCCGGCCATCGCGCCCGTGGGGCAGTGCAAGTCCGAGTTCCGCATGTTTTACGAGCTGGCCGCGCGGTTCGACTTTGCCGACCAGTTCCGCAAGCCCGAGGCCGAGTGGCTGGAGCGCATCTGCGCCCCCATCCGTCAACAGGGCTGTTCCCTGGAGCAGCTGCGGCAGGGCGCGTTCCGGCTGGATGCGCCGATGGTCCCCTTTGCGGACCGCACCTTCCCCACGCCGTCGGGCCGGTTCAGACTGGTGGGAGATCTTGCGGAGATGGAGGCCATGGCCGACGCGCTGGGTGCGGCGGATCCTGCCCGTCCCTTCCGTCTGTTGACCATCGCCCCGCATCGCTTCATCTGTTCGGAACGGACCATGGCCGAACACGAGCCGCTGCCTGAGGTCCAGTGCAACGCTGCCGTGGCGGCGTCCCTGGGATTGGAAGACGGCGACGCCGTGCGCCTGCACAGCGCCGAGGGCCAGGCCGCGGCCCGGCTGCGCACCCGGGAGGATCTCCGGCCGGATATCCTGGTGGCCGAGCGTGGCGGCTGGACCCGGGCCGGGCACGATCTGAACCGGCTGATCAAGGACGTGGCCAGCCGAGTGGGAAACGGCACGCCGTACTACGAAGCCACCGTGGGGCTGGAGCCGCTGCCGTCGTCCTGCTCCGGGAGCCCTCAGGCCTCGCCGTGCAGGCCGCCGCAGGTGCTGGTGATCCAGCACGGGCTGCATTCCCTGGGCGGCAATTTCCTGAAGCATCTGGAACAGCAGGGCTGCCGTCTCCACACGGTGCGCGCCTTCGAGGGCGAGGCCCTGCCGCACACCCCGCAGGACTACGCCGCCCTGGTGGTCATGGGCGGGCCGCAACACGCCTGGGACGACGAGGCCTGGCCGCACATTCCACCCTTGCTGCGGCTCATGCGGGAATTTGATGCCCTGGGCCGGCCCGTGGCCGGGGTGTGTCTGGGGGCCCAGCTCCTGGCCCGGGCCTGGGGCGGGGAGTGCTTCGCCATGGAGGCCCTGGAGTTCGGCTTTGTGCAGCATGCCGTCACCGAGGCCGGGCAGGTCGATCCCGTGCTGGGGCCGGCGCTGCCCCTGCCGCGGCTCATGGAGTTTCATCAGGACTCCTTCCGCCTGCCGCCGGAAGCCACGCTGCTGGTGCGGGGCGAGGCCTGCGAGGCCCAGTGCTTCCGCGTGGGCCGGGTCTCCTACGGCTTCCAGTTCCATCTGGAGGTGGACGCCGCCACCGTGGCCCACTGGACAAGGCTGCTGCGCGAGGGCGCGGTGGAGACGTATCGTCAGTACCGCGAGCAGCATGACGAGGCCTGTTTCGAGACCCTTGCCGCCGAACTGCCCGTGCTGGCCGATCGTGGCGAGCGCTTCTGCCGGGAGATCGTCGCCCGTTGGCTGGCCCAGACCCAGACCCAGACCCAGGTCCAGGCCCATTGA